The following proteins are co-located in the Triticum aestivum cultivar Chinese Spring chromosome 1A, IWGSC CS RefSeq v2.1, whole genome shotgun sequence genome:
- the LOC123065228 gene encoding protein FAR1-RELATED SEQUENCE 5: protein MEVFYTEFKLEDHEWFAKRFQLRATWIPAYFMDIPLAGLLRTTSISESANSFFKRFICRKLTFVEFWLRFDTALKCQRQNELIADNTSEYTTSELLTSWEIEKQGREVFTHEIFELFQAQVLAARDDCDVQNTTNGEGIKVMSVSDQYNKIREVCYDTTTMVAKCSCKLFESKGIVCRHIIRVLRGAKINELPSLYVLKRWEKNCKRDIMFDGEGNILEGNFIDPVDMALRRKISAVRNKLEDLIRTAKCSMEGVEFLHTSLCKAELGLRQLVPVVPCDTQENEESFIGSIIPKDVTILTPIDINARGTCSRIKGHRDGVRGGSGDKKRRPGIHQKVARKCSICKKVVFHDARTCSMKNITQE, encoded by the exons ATGGAAGTCTTTTATACAGAGTTTAAGTTGGAGGACCATGAGTGGTTCGCCAAAAGGTTTCAGCTTCGTGCGACATGGATACCAGCATATTTCATGGATATTCCCTTAGCTGGTCTTCTTAGGACAACTTCAATTTCAGAGAGTGCAAATTCGTTCTTTAAGCGTTTCATATGTCGGAAGCTCACTTTTGTTGAGTTTTGGCTAAGGTTTGACACTGCGTTGAAATGTCAGAGGCAGAATGAGTTGATTGCCGATAACACAAGCGAGTACACAACAAGTGAATTGTTGACATCATGGGAGATAGAGAAACAAGGCAGGGAGGTATTCACACATGAGATTTTTGAATTGTTTCAGGCTCAGGTGCTTGCTGCAAGGGATGATTGTGATGTTCAAAACACAACAAATGGTGAGGGTATTAAAGTAATGTCTGTTAGCGACCAATACAACAAGATTAGAGAAGTGTGTTATGATACAACAACCATGGTTGCTAAGTGTTCTTGCAAGCTTTTCGAGTCCAAAGGAATTGTGTGCCGCCACATTATCCGAGTACTGAGGGGTGCAAAAATAAATGAATTACCTAGCCTTTATGTTCTCAAGCGGTGGGAGAAAAATTGCAAAAG GGACATTATGTTTGATGGGGAAGGAAACATACTTGAAGGGAATTTCATTGACCCAGTTGACATGGCTTTGAGAAGAAAGATATCTGCTGTCAGGAATAAGCTAGAAGATCTCATACGGACTGCTAAGTGCTCCATGGAAGGAGTTGAATTTCTCCACACCAGCTTGTGCAAGGCTGAGTTGGGTTTGAGGCAGCTAGTACCGGTCGTACCATGCGATACGCAAGAAAATGAGGAGTCATTTATTGGTAGCATCATTCCAAAGGATGTCACCATCCTCACACCTattgatatcaatgcaaggggCACATGCTCTAGAATAAAGGGGCACAGGGATGGTGTGAGGGGTGGATCTGGTGACAAGAAAAGAAGGCCAGGAATTCATCAAAAAGTCGCACGCAAATGTAGCATTTGTAAGAAAGTGGTATTCCATGATGCAAGGACATGCTCTATGAAAAATATTACACAAGAGTAG